The Piliocolobus tephrosceles isolate RC106 chromosome 4, ASM277652v3, whole genome shotgun sequence genome contains the following window.
GTAAATTACAGTATCCTCTGACTTGAGATACATGTGCAACTGTTTTTATTGTATAAGCTGTTTAACCAATGTTTTCTGTATCTTGCGATACTATAATACTTTTAGAAATATCAATATGTTCTTGACTTTAAAATTCTCTTGTAATGggataaatattttaagcagtATAGCCATAACGTTCTAGAACCTTAGGGATAGTGGAATGAAATGGTAATACATTGAAAATCAGATAGTCTTCCTCACTGAAAATgatactttatttctaatttattcttaATGACACAATTAACTTTTGTGGTATATATTCTTATCATTCACACAAATGGCTTGGTTGTGATAtatgaaaattgtatttatttcagatataattcaaaagaaataattaagactCAGCATATAAATATTGTACATACTACAGGTATGTGTGAAATAGTAGTAGGGTTTTTATTGAGTACTTCAGTGGGTAGGCCTGATTTAACCtacaaaatcaaataattttcagCAATCTGACACAGACATTTGAAACTCCGTGTGTGATTAACAATTTTGGAAGATTTTGATTCATGATTTTGGTTAATCCTGCAAGTAAAAATTTATGGAAtagacacatatacatgtatgtgttcagtttgacaaatatttttgtgtttgtatgaTAGGAACACGGGAAAActgctgttattaaaaagaatattaatttagATTGGGGGATACAGTCTCATCTTAGGGTTGTACAGTTTTAATAAACTTGGACATTAGTTTGACTATGTCATTAATCTATTTTTGGAAAATAGCTTTTACAGTTTACAGCTATGAACGCTGGGAGAGGGCAAGTGGGAAATAAATATTAACCATTATTTTAGGTGGGTAAGGCATGCCTCTAGAAGAAGTATTTGGCTTCACTGTTTAAAGTATTTACGGAGTCACCTTTCATACTGAAAATATTACGGTTATATAGAAATTAACAAAGCTCTAAAATATGTCGGGGAGTTTCTATTAAGAGAAATTATTTCCAGATGAAATTTTTCTcttcaatgattttttggataaaGATTCAGCTGGTATGAGAGAGAACAAAGGAACACTAGCTTAAACAAGAAAGTTTATTCTTGTATTAGAATTCAGTGTACACAGTCCAGGCCTATGTGGCAGCTCTAGAGTTTGGGGAACCCTAGTTCCTTCTATCTTTACCATCTCTAGAATACTGCCCTTGTCTTTATAGTCCAAGGTGGCTTGCCACCTCTGTGTTCATATGCCAGTCAGCAGGAAACAGGAGAGCAAAGCTCTGTATGCTTTTCTTCCATTCACAACCACTGGCCTGAATTTAATCACATGGCCACACCAGGCTGCAAGGCAGACTGAAATGTAGTCTTTATGTGGGGCAGCTGTGTGTCCAGCTAAGAATTTGAGGAATGCTATTTCTACAGAAGAACAGGAAGTACAAATACTAGAGACTGCTCTCAGTTTTTGTCAAATAGGTCCGTTCTTATATTTCTGCCATGCCACAGTGAAATGTCAACTAATTTGCCCATtcttcttaaaaattgttttttcctcTGATTCAGGGTTACAAGTACAGATCATTACTTCCTAAGTGATGGTCTGTATGTACCTGAAGACCAGCTAGAGAACCAAAAACCTTTACAATTGGATGTAATTATGGTAAAACCTTATAAACTCTGTAACAATCAAGAAGAAAACGATGCAGTGTCTTCTGCTAAGAAACCAAAGCTAGCCCTGGAAGATTCGGAAAACACTGCCTCTACTAACTGTGACTCTTCTTCAGAAGGACTGGAAAAGGACACAGCAACACAGAGAAGTGACCAGACTTGCCTAGAACCATCATGCTCATGTTCTTCTGAAAATCAGGAATGCCAGACTGCCACCAGCACTGGGGAGATTCTGGAAATTTTGAAGAAAGGGAAGGCATTTGTTTTAGATATtgacttggattttttttcagtgaagAATCCCTTCAAAGAAATGTTCACTCAggtaaatattgtatttttaacacATAGCTCTTGAGAATTGTATGGCTTTTCTCTAGATGAGGAGTCAGCAAACTCTTTAAACAGACAGCTAGCAATTATTTTAGGCCTTGGGGTTCACATTCTCTACTAATAcccttttctgttgttttctaaaCCTGTTAAAGTTGTATGTACCATTCTTAACTTGAGGGCCATACAGAACAGGCTATAGGCTGTGGATTGCCAACTCCTGCTGTAGATAGtattcattattttgcatttattaatcgGGGTAATATATACATGGGTGAtggataaaaattaaatcatacagTACAGGTATATACAGTtagccctctgtatccatggatTTAACCAGCCACAGATaggaaatattcagaaaaaataaaaaacaactagaAATAACAATGCaagagtaaaaaataatacaaataaaaaacaatacaatataacaactatttacataggaTTTACACTGTATTAAGATAccataagtaatttagagatgacTTAAAGCATATGagaggatatgcataggttatatgcaaatactacactattatatatcagggacttgagcatccacagattttggtatccacaggagGTCCCcgaaccaatcccccacagataccaagggacaactgtacatTGAAAAACAGCACTCTCTTATCCCTATTCCCTCAGTTCTTtgtttcagaaacaaaaactGTAGTCAGTTTCTTATTTAGCTTTCCAGAGATATTCTATACATAAATCCTGTGTAACAGATTATTCCTTAAACAGTGACGTGCCTGATAACTCACCTAAATATTTGTGGTAAATATTTGTAATGAAAGTTTCTAGAAGGTTACATAAGAAATtcagtgggccgggcgcggtggctcaagcctgtaatcccagcactttgggaggccgagacgggtggatcacgaggtcaggagatcgagaccatcctggctaacacggtgaaaccccgtatctactaaaaatacaaaaaactagccgggcgagatggcgggcgcctgtaatcccagctactctggaggcagaggcaggagaatggcgtaaacccaggaggctgagcttgcagtgagctgagatccggccactgtactccagcctgggtgacagagcgagactccgtctcaaaaaaaaaaaaNNNNNNNNNNNNNNNNNNNNNNNNNNNNNNNNNNNNNNNNNNNNNNNNNNNNNNNNNNNNNNNNNNNNNNNNNNNNNNNNNNNNNNNNNNNNNNNNNNNNNNNNNNNNNNNNNNNNNNNNNNNNNNNNNNNNNNNNNNNNNNNNNNNNNNNNNNNNNNNNNNNNNNNNNNNNNNNNNNNNNNNNNNNNNNNNNNNNNNNNNNNNNNNNNNNNNNNNNNNNNNNNNNNNNNNNNNNNNNNNNNNNNNNNNNNNNNNNNNNNNNNNNNNNNNNNNNNNNNNNNNNNNNNNNNNNNNNNNNNNNNNNNNNNNNNNNNNNNNNNNNNNNNNNNNNNNNNNNNNNNNNNNNNNNNNNNNNNNNNNNNNNNNNNNNNNNNNNNNNNNNNNNNNNNNNNNNNNNNNNaaaaaaaaaaaaaaaaaaaaagaaattcagtggcAGTTACTCCTTTTAGAGTGCTATCAGGAAACCTGGCAATACAGGGATTTTTATAGCTTTTAGACCCTTTGGTACaatagacttttttaaaaacatatattacaCTCCATTATTTAgtagcaattttttaaatatcattaggAAGGACAGAtgttcatcttttgtttttttaagagcatgttcaggctgggtatggtggctcacgtgtATAATccgagtactttgggaggccaaagcaggaggaccacttgagccaaggagtttgagaacagtgtaggcaatgtagcaagaccctatctctataaaaaaaaaaaaaaaaatttaatctaaccaggcatagtggcatgtgcctgtggtcccactacttgggaggccaagataggaggatcacttaagcctgggaggtcaaggctgcagtgagtcgtgatcacacccctgcactccatccagcctgggtgacagagtgaaactccatctcaaaaaaggaaaaaaaaaagaagcatgttCAAAAGTTAGGGGAGTTAAGTTCTTTTGTTACCTCTACTGTTTATTAGCTATATGATCTTAGGaaaattacttaatctttctgacCCATAGTTTCTTCAAGTACCAAATCAGAATAATAGTCATACCCAACTCAGGATTGTTATAATGAATAAAGCACTGAAGATTTGCCACAACATTGTGCTTAATGAATTTTAGCTCTTAGGTATAACCTCTTTCCGAGAGTACTCCTAAATAGGATTACTGGGGCCAGGTGTACCCACCTATATAATGGATCCATGTAGCTATGCTAAACAAGGGGAAACATTATCCTACAAAGTTTGTATAGCAAACCTCTTTCTCCGCTTAGTGGAGCCTCCTGACCGAGGTTCTATGTGTTTGATATTCTGCCTCCAGTATTGCCTTTGTACTTCAGAGTTCTCTTCTGTTGTTAGAGAAATGGCTGCAAAGTGGACATGGGgagttatttgttgttgttattaaagATACGTCTATTTCCTGTAAACAGCTAAAGTCTGTTTATATCCTAGGACATGCCATTTatatagtggaatattatttaaaatattttcatgtcgTGACCCATCAGCCACCAAGTATGCTTCCTTAGGTAATTTTTACATAGTATTGTCATGCCCAGCTGGATAGAGTTGCCTTGAAGAAGTAATAtttacagtaaaataaattttacaatatttacaataaaattattacaataaaaatctAAAGTATACATTTGGCCTCATTCTCCCATACAAACCTTTAAATAATTATCTAAGATGTTCTTGTATCACAAGCAAGGCTGTCTCTTCCTTAAAGcatatcattaaaaatttttaactttttttcttctggtatgtggattttttgttttgttttccaggaaGAGTACAAAATCTTACAGGAGCTGTACAAATTTAAGAAACCTGGCACCAACCTAACAGAGGTATCCTCCATTTGTTTCTTTGGGGTTTTATTCATTGATCATATAACTAATAATATCTTGCAAATTACTACAGTGATCTCAAAGACTGATgaaagtgagtgtgtgtgtgtgtgtgtgtgtgtgtgtgtgtgtgtgtattggcaAAGCCCATGGTTAGTCcttgaaaattatgttttaactAATAGAGCCAAGTTTTTTTTGTAATGGAATGTTGCtcgttttttgaaagaataactATATAATCTCAGCTTTTCAATGTATTTAAAGGAAGATTTGGTAGATATTGTTGATACTCGAATTCATCAGTTAGAGGATTTAGAAGCCACTTTTGCTGATTtgtgtgatggtgatgatgaagaaACTGTACAGAGATGGGCTTCAAACCCTGGGTAAGActctcaaacatttttttcccccaactctACTAACTTTCGGTCCTAGATGTGTTCCTAAATTTGCAAGATACAttgcttttaaaaacttagtATTCAGCttcttgggatgctgaggcaggagaggatcacttgaggccaggagttccagaccagtctgggtaatataataagaccctgtctctaaaaaaaagttttttaattagccagatatggtggcacctgcctgtagccACTACAGCCACTgcctccagctacttgggaggctgaagtgggaggattgcttgagcctcggagtttgagtctgcagtgagctgtgatcatgccactgcactctaccctgggtgacagagacttgtctgaaaaaagaaagagagagaaaaaataattagtattAAATTTCAACACATTTACTAACAACAGTAGACAGTATTGAGTATTTTCTGTGTacactttaatatttttccttggCTTATCCCATGTACTCCTTACAACAGCCTTATGGTTTTATTCTTATTATgtcaattttatagatgaaaaaaccaAGGTTAAGGaaattgcccaaagtcacatagtaaGTGGGCATGTTTTTAGTCTTTGTGCGGTAGTTGCCCCTAAATATGAGATACTGTACGAGGTCTTAAAGAGAATTAAAGATTAGTACATAGGCATTCCTTGTTCTAAgtagaataagaaaaaactaCTAACCTAACAACAGAAAAGTAAATTACTTGACAAGTAAATTACAATgcaaaaacttggctgggcacagtggctcacacctgtaatcccagcactttgggaggctgaggcgggcagatcacgaggtcaggagatcgagaccatcctggccaacacagtgaaacccagtctctactaaaaatacaaaaaaaataaaaaagtaaccgggcgtggtgttgggcacctttagtcccagctacaggagacTACAGGAgtcaggagaatggagtgaacccgggaggcggagcttgcagtaagccaggatcacgccactgcactcagcctgggcgacagagtgagactccatctcaaaaaaacaaacaaacgacacacacacacaaaaaaaaccccagtGCAAAAACTTACCTTCTTTTAAGGAAAACCCAAATATAAGTGGAAGGGTATTTTCAATCTCTCGACATGAAGGGATAGTATTGGAAGGCTAGAttctccatcaggtcatttatttgACTGACTGTTCATATTACCTTGAAAGTGTGAAGAGGGTTCTTTTTGAGTAAAAGCCTTTGGTATTGAAGCTGGCGTGAAAGAATATTGACATAAATATTACAgtgatttttctctaaaataattcttaaatcaTGTAATCTCAGACGgccagaaaactaaaataaaaccatCAGGCAAACTTTTTGTCCCCATGAGCATAGGAAAACCAGAACtagcttattttaaaactaatctcTCACAAACTGTCATATTATTCTCTCTAgtgtaaacaaaagaaaatcagttGTAAGATAGCAAGATAAAATGGGAAATTAGAATCAATAATACTTTAGGCCAGAACATGAACAACCAGTAAGATTTGTCATGTTatggttattaaaaataattcagcagATCTCTAGAAGAATATGGAAGAACCTGGAACAGTGGTTGCCTCTGGGGAAAGGAATTCTATGGCTAAATGATGAAGTATACGAGtgacaaattatttcttttgctatgtgcATGTATTATCTATTCAAAATACTCAttgtaatttttacttaaaatattcagaagcATCCCTAAAATGTAAACATCATAAAGCTTTAATTATTGACACTAACAAAGCAGTGATGTGGAAGAATAATTCACAGTAATATTAATCACATCAGTAAGTATTGATTAGGCACTTTAACATCAGttaatggccaggcgtggtggctcatgcctataatctgagcactttgggaggccaagatgagcagatcgcctgagctcaggagttcgagaccagcctggatgacatggtgaaatcctgtctttacaaaaaaatacaaaaaattagccaggcatggtgtcatgcacctgtggccccaactacttgggaggctgaggtgggaggatcacttgaggtcaaggctgcagtgagctgagatcgcaccactgcactacagcctgggtgacagagggaggccctatctcaaaaaaagaaggaaaaaaaacatcaGTTAATGCTTTTTCCTCTTCAGTATAGGGTTCTAAAATGATTCCCTCTTTTTTGAAATGATAGAAGAGGGAGATAGAGAAGTAAGTCACAGGACAGGAGTCTTCCTAGAAATACTGAAGAAAacctattattttgttatttcatgAAGTCTTAAGCTAAGTTTAAaactttaacaacaacaaaataggcCTGGAAACCTTGGAATCCTAAGTCCAGCCCACAGACTTCCACTGAAACCCACTCTGCCTACTGAGCATACCCAGTGAGCTTCTCATCACCAGCAGAGAGTTCTATCACAGACTTGAAGATACGATGAGACTGCAACAGTAGTGAGTTTAGGCTGTGCTTGgtattgaagggaaaaaaaatagcataaagGAAAAGTAGATGACACTGAAAGAAAAGTCTCCCCAAATTAACCATGACCCTAAAGAGCCAGACCCTCAGCATGGAGGCTTCACTATGTCTAGGGAAGTGAAGTGGTTGGTTAGGGTCCAGAGGCCTAGAAAATGtcattaataaaaaggaaaaagtaacagGACAAGTGGGCAAGCAGGCAGGCCTCCatgcctccttttttctttctttctttacttccaGCAAATTAGTGAATATTTGTGGAGGAGGAATTAAAATGCTAGAAGCATTAGCCAATCAGAGCTTCCAAAAGGTCCACCTAAACTTAATACCTTAAAAGCATCAATGTTATATCAGTGTTATATCAATGTTTTGGGTAAGAAAACAGGAAActtttgtttcttaatattttaagatatttgaacagctttatcttttatttcccaAGTACCATATGAAGCATGTTATTATGGTAAATGTTAGTATAATGTATCATTTACTATTGTCATTTTAGTTGCAGTGGTTGTGATGTTTAATTGAGTGGGATGGCTTTTTTCCAGAATGGAATCACTAGTTCCCCTTGTACAGAGTTTGAAAAAACGGATGGAAGTACCAGACTatgaaatggtaaatattttatattaacgTGTAAAATTGACCCTTTGTAAAGACAATTTTCTGGGCAGAAGAATTTGCTCTTTGTTAAAGTGGTTCGTTTTTGTTTGTGTTCCTGTGAAGTGTGAAATAattattaagaaaagaaatgagtgaaaaaaatacatacattgaaACAGAATACTGTTTTCCTGGAAAAGTTTTCCaggtaaaacattttttcctcaattttaCGTATGAAGCAAAAGTCCtgtatatttttttagttttgtctgTGGTCAGATCTCTCTTCACCAGACAAAAGAAAAGTACACAATTTCTAAAATGGTCCATTTTTTATTGATGAGTATTTAtactcccttcctccttcttttcctccctatttaaaaacttttctgtttataaaaaccataagaaaagaaaaaagagagagctgTGACTagcacattttaaatgtgttagCTATTTATCAACAGGGATCTGAATGCTATAGCCAAAGATACTTTTAGtcataatttatttgtatatcaTTTTGCAGTCTTTGAAgcatatattttcccatttgacCTGGTACTTGAGATGAGAAAGCtacagcttaaaatattcaagtgtccgggcacggtggctcacacccgtaatcccagcactttgggaggccaaagccggcagatcacaaggtcaggagatcgagaccatcctggctaacatggtgaaaccctgtcactactaaaaataacaaaaaattagccaggcatggtggcgggcgcctgtagtccaagctactcgggaagctgaggcaggaaaatggtgtgaacccgggaggcagagcttgcagtgagcccagatcgcaccactgcactccagcctgggtgacagagcgagactccatctcaaaaaaaaaaaaaaaaaaattgttcaagtGACTTTTCTCAGATTTGATGCCAGGGCTAAGACTTCCAAGTCTCCTGCCTCTTAGTGTGGTCTTTCTCTTACTTCAGTAAGCTGGGTTTGCATAGTTTATTTACTTACAGAATACAATCAGACCACTTTGACTAAAACTGAAGTATTGATTTAAGTATTGATTGCATTTATAAGAATTTGCTGgtattctttaaaataagaggtgtctgttttcacactgctgataaagacatacccgagactaggcaatttacaaaagagatttaatggacttacagttccatatgactggggaggcctcacagtcatggcggaaggtgaaaggcatgtctcacatggtgacagacaagagaagagagagcttgtacagggagactcccgtttttaaaaccatgagatctcttgagactcattgactatcatgagaacagcacaggaaagacccacccccccaattcaatcacctcccatcgggttcctcccacaacatgtgggaattgtgggcgttacaattcaagatgagatttgggtggggatacagccaaaccatatcattctacccttggcccctcccaaatctcatgtcctcacatttcaaaaccagtcatgccttcccaacagtccctcaaagtctcaactcatttcagcattaactcagaagtccacagtccaacatctcatctgagacaaggcaagtcccttccacctatgagcctgtaaaatcaaaagcaagttagttacgtCCGAGATACAATGGAtgtacaagcattgggtaaatacagccgtTCCAAATGGGAAGAATTGGCCCAAACAAACGGGCAATGCAAGTCTGAAGTCCATCttcagtcaaatcttaaagctccaaaaagATCgtatttgactccatgtctcacatccaggtcactctgatgcaagaggtgggttcgcattgtcttgggcagctctgcccctatgGCTTTGCGGGGTACAACCTCCCTCCTGGCAGCTTTCATGggctgatgttgagtgtctgcagcttttccaggcacacggtaCAAACTGTCAGtcgatctaccattctggagtctggaggacagacagtggccctcttctcacaactctaCTAGGTGGTGCCCCTAGGGACTCTGGGTGGGGatccaacctcacatttcccttccacactgccctagcagaggttctccatgagggctctgcccctgcagcaaacttctgcctgggcatccaggtatttccatacatcttctgaaatctgggCAGAAGTTctcaaacttcaattcttgacttctgtgcactcgcaGGCTCACCACTAactggaagctgccaaggccatcctctgaagccacagcccgagCTCTATATTGGTccattttagccatggctggagcagctgagacacaggacaccaagtccctaggctgtacACAGCACTGGGACCCTGAGCCCTGCCcatgaaacaattttttcctcctaaaccttCAGGCCTGTGACGGGAGGGGCTAccgcaaaggtctctgacatgcgcTGGATACATTTTCTctattgtcttggggattaacatttggctcctcgttacttatgcaaatttctgcagccagcttgaatttcttctcaaaaaatggaattttcttttctttcacattgtcaggctgcaaattttccaaacttttatgctccgTTTCCCtcttaaaactgaatgccttggccaggtacagtggttcacacctgtaatccccgcactttgagaggccaaggcgggtggatcatttgaggccgggagttcaagaccaacctgaccaacatgtcgaaaccccttctctactgaaaatacaaaacttacctgGGTGTGGCAggacacacctataatcctagctactcaggaggctaaggcaaagaatcgcttgaacctgagaggcgaaggctgcagtgagccgagatggtaccactgcactccagcttgggtgacagagcaagactccatttcaaaaaaaaaactggatacttttaacagcacccaagtcacctcttgaatgttttactgcttagaaatttcttccaccagatatgctaaatcatctctcaaattcaaagttccacacatctctagggcaagggcaaaatgccaccagtctctttgctaaaatataacaagagtcacctttttTCCAGTTCCCAGCAAgctcttcatctccatctgagaccacctcagtctggatttcattgtccatgtcattatcagcattttggtccaagccattcaacaagtctctaggaagttccaaactgttCCACATTTCCCTgccttcttttgagccctccaaactgttccaacctctgccagttccaaagttgcttccacattttcagggaCCTTTTCAACAGCATCCCACtatactggtaccaatttactgtattagtctgttttcacactgctgataaagacatacccaagactgggcaatttacaaaagaaagagatttaatggacttagtgttccacatggctggagcagcctcacaatcatggcagaaggtgaaagacacatctcacatgaCAGCAGACAAGAAGAGACAGCTTCTCTGCAGGGAGacatctgtttttaaaaccatcagatctccgaccgggcacggtggctcacacctgtaatcctag
Protein-coding sequences here:
- the C4H5orf22 gene encoding UPF0489 protein C5orf22 homolog isoform X2, with amino-acid sequence MPAVYAGHFSHVVWFHPTWAQQIREGKHHFLVGKDTSTTTIRVTSTDHYFLSDGLYVPEDQLENQKPLQLDVIMVKPYKLCNNQEENDAVSSAKKPKLALEDSENTASTNCDSSSEGLEKDTATQRSDQTCLEPSCSCSSENQECQTATSTGEILEILKKGKAFVLDIDLDFFSVKNPFKEMFTQEEYKILQELYKFKKPGTNLTEEDLVDIVDTRIHQLEDLEATFADLCDGDDEETVQRWASNPGMESLVPLVQSLKKRMEVPDYEMVHQAGLTCDYSELPHHISTEQEIEYLIQSVHYLLKNLPNPTLVTIARSSLDDYCPSDQVDTIQEKVLNMLRALYGNLDLQVYAAESSPS
- the C4H5orf22 gene encoding UPF0489 protein C5orf22 homolog isoform X1, with translation MSDSAGGRAGLRRYPKLPVWVVEDHQEVLPFIYRAIGSKHLPASNISFLHFDSHPDLLIPVNMPADTVFDKETLFGELSIENWIMPAVYAGHFSHVVWFHPTWAQQIREGKHHFLVGKDTSTTTIRVTSTDHYFLSDGLYVPEDQLENQKPLQLDVIMVKPYKLCNNQEENDAVSSAKKPKLALEDSENTASTNCDSSSEGLEKDTATQRSDQTCLEPSCSCSSENQECQTATSTGEILEILKKGKAFVLDIDLDFFSVKNPFKEMFTQEEYKILQELYKFKKPGTNLTEEDLVDIVDTRIHQLEDLEATFADLCDGDDEETVQRWASNPGMESLVPLVQSLKKRMEVPDYEMVHQAGLTCDYSELPHHISTEQEIEYLIQSVHYLLKNLPNPTLVTIARSSLDDYCPSDQVDTIQEKVLNMLRALYGNLDLQVYAAESSPS